One Salmo trutta chromosome 26, fSalTru1.1, whole genome shotgun sequence DNA window includes the following coding sequences:
- the LOC115163765 gene encoding extracellular calcium-sensing receptor-like, with translation MRVRQYINLYLSIIMILNSSSLSLLLNYSSASSSSSSCRLWEQFSLNGMYQKGDVILGGLFEVHYFTVFPELSFTSEPQQLYCEGFTSRGFQQAKTMAFAVDEINRNPDLLPNIKLGYQLYDNCLKLGVSLRAAMSLASGTEEEFLLDETCSGSPPVLGIVGDPGSTHSIAISSVLGLFRVPMVSHYSTCSCLSNRGKYPSFFRTIPSDAFQVRAMIRILHRLGWTWVGLVFSDDDYGFHAARSFHLSLAESGGCVAYSQVLPKDNRPTELQRIVGEIKSSTARVVVVFSNEAYLLPLVDEVVVQNLKGLQWIASEAWSTSSVFHTPRLMPYLGGTLGIAIRRGEIPGLKDYLLSIRPDDQPANNPGNNMVRQFWEAVFGCRLEPPAGWVEAGGDVCTGQEDLRDVETDYGDVSELRPEYNVYKAVYALAHALHDLLRCVPGRGPFSGHHCASLQRLEPWQLVHYLERVNFTTGFGDRVSFDDNGDALAIYDIMNWVWLQDGSVQVETVGVIDESAPAGQELTLDEDRIFWNFESKKPPRSVCSESCPPGTRVARKKGEPVCCFNCISCAEGEVSNTTDSAECLRCPEDFWSSPERDLCVPKGVEFLSYQESLGISLMTASLLGALICAVVLGIFTRYRNTPVVKANNSELSFLLLLSLKLCFLCSLLFIGRPRLWTCQLRHAAFGISFVLCVSCILVKTMVVLAVFRTSKPGANASLKWFGAGQQRGTVLVLTSFQAAICTAWLVSASPTPHKNTRYHNDKIIYECVVGSVAGFGALLGYIGLLAFLSFLLAFLARNLPDNFNEAKFITFSMLIFCAVWISFVPAYVSSPGMYADAVEIFAILASSFGLLVALFGPKCYIILLRPERNTKKALMGRATTKT, from the exons ATGAGGGTCAGGCAATATATTAACCTTTACCTATCTATAATCATGATACTGAACTCCTCATCTCTGAGCCTTCTATTGAACTACTCCTCtgcctcatcctcttcctcatcctgtcGTCTGTGGGAGCAGTTCAGTCTGAATGGGATGTACCAGAAGGGTGATGTGATTCTGGGAGGTCTGTTTGAGGTCCACTACTTCACTGTGTTCCCTGAGCTATCTTTCACATCAGAACCCCAGCAGCTTTACTGTGAGGG TTTTACCAGTCGTGGTTTCCAGCAGGCCAAGACTATGGCGTTTGCTGTAGATGAGATCAACAGAAACCCTGACCTTCTGCCAAACATCAAGCTCGGATACCAGCTCTATGACAACTGCCTGAAGCTGGGAGTATCGCTCCGTGCTGCAATGTCATTGGCCAGTGGGACAGAGGAAGAGTTCCTATTGGATGAGACTTGTTCTGGGTCACCCCCGGTGCTAGGGATTGTGGGAGACCCAGGGTCCACACACTCCATTGCCATCTCCAGTGTCCTAGGGCTGTTCCGGGTTCCCATG GTGAGTCACTACTCCACATGTTCCTGTCTGAGCAACCGGGGAAAGTACCCATCTTTCTTTAGAACCATCCCCAGTGACGCCTTCCAG GTGCGAGCCATGATCCGGATCCTACATCGGTTGGGTTGGACCTGGGTGGGCCTGGTGTTCAGTGATGATGACTACGGATTTCATGCTGCCCGGTCCTTCCACTTAAGCCTGGCCGAGTCAGGGGGCTGTGTGGCCTATTCCCAGGTCCTGCCCAAAGACAACCGCCCCACAGAGCTGCAGAGGATCGTGGGAGAGATCAAGAGCTCCACTGCtcgtgtggtggtggtgttctccAACGAGGCCTACCTGCTCCCTCTGGTGGACGAG GTGGTGGTGCAGAATTTGAAGGGTCTCCAGTGGATCGCCAGTGAAGCCTGGAGCACTTCCTCTGTGTTTCACACACCCCGTCTCATGCCCTACCTGGGGGGTACCCTGGGTATCGCCATCCGTCGTGGAGAGATACCCGGCCTCAAGGACTACCTGCTTAGCATCCGCCCCGATGACCAACCTGCCAATAACCCTGGAAACAATATG GTGAGACAGTTCTGGGAGGCTGTGTTTGGGTGCAGGTTGGAGCCCCCAGCAGGTTGGGTGGAGGCTGGGGGTGATGTATGTACAGGGCAGGAGGACCTGAGGGATGTGGAGACTGACTATGGGGACGTGTCTGAGCTCAGGCCGGAATATAACGTGTATAAGGCAGTGTACGCCCTGGCCCATGCCTTGCATGACCTACTGCGGTGTGTGCCAGGGAGAGGACCTTTCAGCGGGCACCACTGTGCCAGCCTACAGAGACTGGAGCCCTGGcag CTGGTCCATTACCTGGAGAGGGTTAACTTCACCACAGGGTTTGGCGATCGCGTTTCTTTCGATGACAACGGCGACGCCTTGGCAATCTATGACATCATGAACTGGGTGTGGCTCCAGGACGGGAGCGTGCAGGTGGAAACTGTGGGTGTGATTGACGAATCAGCCCCCGCAGGACAAGAGCTCACACTGGACGAGGACAGAATTTTCTGGAACTTTGAGTCAAAAAAG CCTCCACGATCAGTGTGCAGTGAGAGCTGTCCCCCAGGCACCCGTGTAGCCAGGAAGAAGGGGGAGCCCGTCTGCTGCTTCAACTGCATCTCCTGTGCTGAGGGAGAGGTCAGCAACACAACAG aCTCGGCCGAGTGCTTGAGATGTCCAGAGGACTTCTGGTCCAGCCCGGAGCGTGATCTCTGCGTCCCTAAGGGGGTTGAGTTCCTCTCCTACCAGGAATCACTGGGCATCTCCTTGATGACTGCCTCGTTGCTAGGAGCCCTCATCTGTGCAGTAGTCCTCGGAATCTTCACCCGCTACCGGAACACTCCTGTTGTCAAGGCCAACAACTCTGAGCTGAGCTTCCTGCTTCTGCTGTCACTCAAACTCTGCTTCCTGTGCTCGCTGCTGTTCATTGGCCGGCCCCGGCTGTGGACATGTCAGCTGAGGCATGCAGCATTTGGTATCAGCTTTGTTCTCTGTGTCTCCTGTATACTGGTGAAGACAATGGTGGTGCTGGCTGTGTTTAGGACCTCTAAGCCTGGGGCCAATGCCAGCCTGAAGTGGTTTGGTGCTGGTCAGCAGAGAGGAACAGTCCTGGTTCTCACCTCATTCCAGGCTGCTATCTGTACAGCCTGGCTGGTTTCAGCCTCTCCAACTCCACACAAAAACACGCGCTACCATAATGATAAGATTATATATGAGTGTGTGGTGGGGTCGGTAGCAGGGTTCGGAGCGTTGTTAGGTTACATCGGCCTTCTGGCGTTCCTTAGCTTCCTCTTGGCTTTCCTGGCCAGGAATCTTCCAGACAACTTCAACGAGGCCAAGTTCATCACCTTCAGCATGCTGATCTTCTGTGCTGTGTGGATCTCCTTCGTCCCTGCCTACGTCAGCTCTCCTGGGATGTACGCAGACGCTGTAGAGATATTCGCCATCTTAGCTTCCAGCTTTGGCCTCCTGGTGGCGCTGTTCGGCCCTAAGTGTTACATCATCCTGCTGAGGCCAGAGAGGAACACCAAGAAGGCTCTGATGGGCCGGGCCACAACCAAGACATAG